One genomic window of Granulicella arctica includes the following:
- a CDS encoding nuclear transport factor 2 family protein, translating to MKRTAIVALVLAAIVAAHGTVMAYGQSTSPDNATIQAKITAERVAIGKAIATHDAAGLSRYWSPTLIVNGPTNTIVSRSQIIGASIHGGLNYISLKGNPEFFTVTNGTAILMGHDDLVEADGPRAGKHLVRRTTDIYQRSGDDWPLVARQATFVGFDATPPAGPTAANYTPPAPTPETAAIQAQIEANGRACGRAIATNDFATLEKLWSPSLVVNSPGNRVLTREGVFTAMREEKLKYTSGKAFPETFFVVNDLAITMGHEEIVMANGPMAGQPLKRRYTDVWQKTGESWLLIARQATYVGIDGGAVYGHPDPTIDPAALTAPATAQTAALSGSSEDVKAIEALVHSNPSDHVTEDVSFTNIFGTVRFGREEFIKRHKEIADTFFKGTTARGSITKLRFIRPDVAVVDCAGELTGFQKVYPGLPVGKDGILRNKLLLVLVKENGVWWITEFHNVAVTPEV from the coding sequence GTGAAAAGAACAGCCATTGTCGCCCTTGTCCTGGCTGCAATCGTGGCCGCTCACGGAACAGTCATGGCTTACGGGCAGAGTACATCGCCCGACAACGCCACCATCCAGGCCAAGATCACAGCCGAGCGCGTCGCCATTGGAAAAGCGATCGCTACGCACGACGCGGCTGGCCTGAGCAGGTACTGGTCGCCAACACTGATCGTCAACGGCCCGACGAACACGATCGTCTCCCGCTCGCAGATCATCGGGGCTTCGATCCACGGCGGCCTCAACTACATCAGCCTGAAGGGAAACCCAGAGTTCTTCACCGTCACCAACGGCACCGCCATCCTGATGGGTCACGACGACCTCGTCGAGGCCGACGGTCCCCGGGCCGGGAAGCATCTCGTTCGCCGCACGACCGACATCTACCAGCGCTCCGGCGACGACTGGCCTCTCGTCGCCCGTCAGGCCACGTTTGTCGGCTTCGACGCTACCCCTCCGGCCGGCCCCACCGCAGCAAACTACACTCCCCCCGCACCCACACCCGAGACAGCCGCGATCCAAGCGCAGATCGAAGCCAACGGCCGCGCTTGTGGCCGTGCCATCGCCACCAATGACTTTGCCACTCTCGAAAAGCTCTGGTCGCCCAGTTTGGTGGTCAACAGCCCAGGCAACCGCGTTCTCACCCGTGAAGGGGTTTTCACAGCCATGCGCGAGGAAAAACTCAAGTACACCAGCGGCAAGGCGTTCCCTGAGACCTTCTTCGTCGTCAACGACCTCGCCATCACGATGGGCCACGAAGAGATCGTCATGGCGAACGGCCCGATGGCGGGCCAACCGCTCAAGCGCCGCTATACCGATGTCTGGCAGAAGACTGGCGAGAGTTGGCTCTTGATCGCTCGTCAGGCCACCTATGTAGGTATCGATGGCGGTGCCGTCTACGGTCACCCCGATCCCACCATTGATCCTGCGGCACTCACCGCGCCAGCTACCGCTCAGACCGCAGCTCTCTCGGGTTCTTCAGAAGACGTCAAGGCCATTGAGGCGTTGGTGCATTCGAATCCATCTGATCATGTCACCGAAGATGTAAGCTTCACCAACATCTTTGGCACGGTGCGCTTTGGGCGCGAGGAATTCATCAAGCGCCACAAAGAGATTGCAGACACTTTCTTCAAGGGAACAACTGCAAGAGGCTCAATTACGAAGCTGCGCTTCATTCGACCAGACGTTGCCGTTGTCGATTGCGCTGGAGAGCTTACTGGATTTCAAAAGGTCTACCCCGGACTCCCAGTCGGCAAAGATGGAATTCTAAGGAATAAACTCTTGCTGGTTCTCGTCAAGGAAAATGGGGTTTGGTGGATCACCGAATTTCACAATGTAGCAGTGACGCCGGAGGTTTAA
- a CDS encoding epimerase, translating into MLARHFHNEGNQVLVLSRHVQKTPWLTLHWDGETLGPWLADLDDSDVWINLAGRSVNCRYNRKNRREILDSRVLSTSVLHEAITRLESPPEVWLNASTATIYRHALDRSMDEASGELGGNEPGAPDTWNFSIEVARAWEEAFFSIKTPGTRQVALRSAMTFSPDRGGVFDVFSKLVRHGLGGTNLPGTQFVSWIHEVDFIRTVEFLIGNPAISGPINAASPHPLPNSQFLRILRKAWGARFGVPTLPWLLEIGTFLLRTESELVLKSRRVVPGRLLDAGFTFRYPTWHQAAPDLVARSRRYAL; encoded by the coding sequence ATTCTCGCTCGACACTTTCACAACGAGGGCAACCAAGTCTTAGTCCTGAGCCGGCACGTGCAGAAAACGCCATGGCTTACGCTTCACTGGGACGGTGAAACACTGGGGCCTTGGCTCGCCGACCTAGACGATAGCGATGTCTGGATCAATCTTGCAGGCAGAAGTGTGAATTGCCGCTATAACAGGAAGAATCGCAGAGAAATTCTAGATTCACGTGTTCTGTCTACGTCAGTGCTCCATGAAGCCATCACACGGCTTGAGAGCCCGCCAGAAGTCTGGCTCAACGCCAGCACCGCGACTATTTATCGTCACGCGCTTGATCGCTCGATGGATGAAGCCAGTGGCGAATTGGGTGGAAACGAGCCGGGAGCACCGGATACGTGGAACTTCTCCATCGAAGTCGCAAGAGCCTGGGAAGAGGCGTTCTTCTCCATCAAGACTCCAGGGACGCGTCAGGTGGCTCTGCGAAGTGCCATGACCTTCAGTCCCGACCGCGGGGGCGTCTTCGATGTCTTCTCAAAACTGGTTCGTCACGGCCTGGGTGGTACGAATCTACCCGGAACACAGTTTGTTTCCTGGATCCATGAGGTTGACTTTATTCGGACAGTCGAATTCTTGATCGGCAATCCGGCCATTTCAGGACCTATAAACGCTGCGTCTCCTCATCCACTTCCAAACTCGCAGTTTCTCCGTATTCTGCGCAAGGCGTGGGGCGCTCGCTTTGGAGTGCCGACCCTACCGTGGTTGCTTGAGATCGGTACGTTCCTGCTCCGCACCGAATCCGAGTTGGTTCTGAAGAGTCGCCGCGTTGTGCCGGGTCGACTACTTGATGCAGGGTTTACATTTCGCTATCCAACATGGCACCAGGCTGCGCCGGACCTCGTTGCCCGCTCGCGGAGGTATGCCCTGTGA
- a CDS encoding NYN domain-containing protein produces MKFRGFKPKRTPVASTAPLTDANFNPDFEQKGVDMRIGLDIAAYAANRSIDRIVLVSNDTDCVPALKYGRRAGLQTVLIEPPKVRLAPELLSHSDFKRPVLWP; encoded by the coding sequence TTGAAGTTTCGGGGCTTCAAGCCAAAGAGAACACCTGTTGCGTCTACCGCCCCTCTGACAGATGCGAATTTTAATCCAGATTTTGAGCAAAAGGGCGTCGATATGCGGATTGGCCTCGACATCGCCGCATACGCCGCAAACCGATCTATCGACCGTATTGTGCTTGTTTCGAACGACACCGATTGTGTACCTGCTCTTAAATATGGACGAAGAGCTGGACTGCAAACCGTTTTGATCGAGCCTCCAAAAGTGAGGCTCGCCCCGGAGCTTCTCTCGCACTCCGACTTTAAACGACCAGTACTGTGGCCGTAA
- a CDS encoding SRPBCC family protein — translation MIQIDETTLIHAPIERCFDLSRSVEVHLLANVHSGEQAMALGGVTSGLVGLSQEVTWRAKHFGVWQTLTSKTTAMESPRYFQVTMVRGIFRFMQADHLFRSVKPGITAMTDRFCIAAPLPVLGPIAEAIFLRRYMLALLRERNAVIKQVAESADWQRYLQSEPDQERCSSL, via the coding sequence ATGATCCAAATCGATGAAACCACTCTCATCCACGCCCCGATTGAGCGCTGCTTCGATCTCTCCCGAAGTGTTGAAGTGCACTTACTCGCAAACGTTCACTCCGGAGAACAAGCCATGGCCCTCGGCGGTGTCACGTCCGGCCTTGTGGGGCTCTCACAGGAGGTGACGTGGCGGGCGAAACACTTCGGCGTCTGGCAGACCCTGACCAGCAAGACGACCGCTATGGAGTCGCCTCGATATTTTCAGGTGACGATGGTCCGAGGGATCTTCCGCTTCATGCAGGCCGACCACCTGTTCCGCTCCGTCAAGCCTGGTATCACCGCAATGACCGATCGCTTCTGTATCGCGGCCCCTCTTCCGGTGCTTGGTCCGATTGCCGAGGCTATCTTCCTGCGCCGCTACATGCTTGCGCTTCTGCGTGAGCGAAACGCTGTCATCAAGCAAGTCGCCGAATCCGCAGACTGGCAGCGGTATCTGCAGAGCGAGCCTGATCAGGAAAGATGCTCGTCCTTATGA
- a CDS encoding DoxX-like family protein, with the protein MTATSGLYIEIDIQADIDLVWRLSQDPASHQRWDLRFSEIEYLPRPNPNEPQRFLYQTRIGFGLAVAGTGESMGQRDSPGGDRTSSLRFASDDGKSLITTGSGYWRYLPNQRGVRFLTWYDYEVRFGSLGRWVDRLLFRPLMGWATAWSFDRLRLWAETGQTPESTLRFSLIHGVARITLAAIWFWHGLMPKLLFHHVDEQTMLVQAGFSIRLLPWLGGLEIVFALIILASWSWRYIFPVNIVIMVLATLGVAHSSPEYIRAAFNPVTLNLSVIALSLAGWLSSPMLALASRCRRKPAKEQP; encoded by the coding sequence GTGACCGCAACGTCTGGTCTATACATTGAGATCGACATCCAAGCTGACATCGATCTAGTTTGGCGCCTCAGCCAGGATCCGGCTTCGCATCAGCGCTGGGACCTGCGCTTCAGCGAGATTGAGTACCTCCCGCGACCGAATCCTAACGAACCGCAACGTTTCCTCTACCAGACACGCATAGGCTTCGGTCTTGCTGTCGCTGGCACCGGCGAGAGCATGGGGCAGCGGGACTCTCCAGGAGGAGATCGAACATCTTCGCTGCGATTTGCGTCGGACGATGGGAAGTCGCTCATCACAACTGGGTCCGGTTATTGGCGCTACCTTCCTAACCAGCGTGGCGTACGTTTCCTTACCTGGTACGACTACGAGGTGCGCTTTGGCTCTCTGGGGCGCTGGGTCGACCGCCTGCTCTTCCGGCCCCTGATGGGCTGGGCAACTGCCTGGAGCTTCGACCGGCTTCGTCTTTGGGCTGAAACCGGACAGACACCCGAATCCACGCTCAGGTTCTCCCTTATCCATGGTGTGGCCCGCATCACTCTGGCGGCCATCTGGTTCTGGCATGGGCTTATGCCAAAGCTCCTCTTTCACCACGTTGACGAGCAGACAATGCTCGTTCAGGCTGGTTTTTCGATTAGGCTTCTGCCCTGGCTGGGTGGGCTTGAGATCGTGTTTGCCTTGATCATCTTGGCCAGTTGGAGTTGGCGCTACATCTTCCCCGTCAATATCGTGATCATGGTTTTAGCCACGCTCGGTGTCGCTCATTCTTCACCGGAGTACATCCGGGCAGCTTTCAATCCTGTAACGCTCAACCTCTCCGTCATCGCGCTCTCTCTTGCGGGCTGGCTTTCGTCACCCATGCTGGCCTTAGCGAGTCGCTGCCGTCGCAAGCCGGCCAAGGAGCAACCATGA
- a CDS encoding Y-family DNA polymerase: MGLAFPFHINGDVSHRVVQTLDSMVPTIETYSIDESFLNLGEFREREVEPLARVLRWVGIPTCVGIGPTKTLAKVANFIAKKRPQYRGVCDLRSNQVRADLLSTVPVDEVWGIGAASAAKLAKIGVQTAADLAALDPDNARALLTVTGGRTVYELRGISCLPLELMEPTRKGIAVTRSFGAPVTSWQEMREAIASYATRAAEKMRRYKVAAENIFVFMHTNTFNNDPFYSNGASARFSETTNDTGEVVALAVRLGERLWRDGFSYSKCGVMITELMPETIRQPALWGELDREKRERAWRAMDKLNVTLGRDTVRILGAGPKEAVWKLRAEHRSPRWTTRWDELPIARA; this comes from the coding sequence ATAGGGCTTGCATTTCCATTCCACATAAACGGCGACGTAAGTCATCGAGTGGTTCAGACCCTTGACTCGATGGTGCCGACGATTGAGACCTACTCGATCGATGAAAGCTTCCTGAACCTGGGCGAGTTCCGCGAAAGGGAAGTGGAACCTCTCGCGCGCGTGCTGCGCTGGGTTGGCATCCCGACCTGCGTTGGAATCGGGCCGACAAAGACGCTCGCGAAGGTCGCCAATTTCATCGCCAAAAAGCGGCCGCAGTATCGTGGCGTCTGCGATCTGCGTTCCAACCAAGTGCGGGCCGATCTGCTGTCCACTGTGCCGGTCGATGAAGTCTGGGGGATCGGCGCGGCGTCAGCCGCAAAGCTAGCCAAGATCGGAGTCCAGACGGCCGCCGATCTCGCCGCCCTCGATCCGGACAACGCGCGGGCGCTGCTGACGGTGACGGGTGGCCGGACGGTCTACGAGCTGCGTGGGATCTCCTGCCTGCCGCTGGAGCTGATGGAGCCCACCAGGAAGGGAATCGCGGTGACACGCAGCTTCGGGGCTCCGGTCACGTCCTGGCAGGAGATGCGCGAGGCCATCGCAAGCTACGCCACCCGAGCAGCGGAGAAGATGCGCCGGTACAAGGTGGCCGCCGAGAACATCTTCGTCTTCATGCACACGAATACCTTCAACAACGACCCGTTCTACTCGAATGGAGCCTCGGCGCGGTTCTCCGAGACGACCAACGACACCGGAGAAGTGGTCGCTCTGGCCGTGCGCCTGGGCGAACGGCTCTGGCGCGACGGCTTCAGCTACTCGAAGTGCGGTGTGATGATCACGGAGCTGATGCCCGAAACTATCCGCCAACCGGCCCTGTGGGGCGAGCTGGACCGCGAGAAGCGGGAACGGGCCTGGAGAGCCATGGACAAGCTCAACGTCACCCTCGGGCGCGATACAGTCCGCATCCTCGGTGCAGGGCCGAAGGAGGCCGTTTGGAAGCTCAGGGCAGAGCATCGCTCGCCACGGTGGACGACACGATGGGATGAACTGCCTATAGCGCGGGCATAG
- a CDS encoding TetR/AcrR family transcriptional regulator — MVKNELATDKGEQTRKQIFSSALELFRERGFDATTMQAIASHAGVVKSAAYYYFPSKEALIQAYYENVQAAQERLCEELFVTTKDLKTRLVTALHSKFDLTKDDRNLLGVVFRYTGEPHHPLSCLGPGTAEIRRRSTQVFQDAIAEEKLPQDLRVLLPLALWALQMGLLVMFLYDDSENQQRTRRMADGALNLTLKLLGLAKLAILKPIRRAVLELLQQAELLPGDSL, encoded by the coding sequence ATGGTCAAAAATGAGCTGGCAACGGATAAAGGTGAGCAAACCCGCAAGCAAATCTTTTCGAGCGCTCTTGAGCTCTTCCGGGAGCGCGGATTCGATGCCACCACCATGCAAGCCATCGCATCTCATGCCGGCGTCGTGAAGAGCGCCGCCTACTACTACTTCCCCAGCAAAGAAGCTTTGATCCAGGCTTATTACGAGAATGTTCAGGCCGCGCAGGAGCGTCTTTGCGAAGAACTCTTTGTCACGACCAAAGACTTGAAAACCCGTTTGGTCACAGCTCTGCATTCAAAGTTTGACTTGACCAAGGATGATCGCAATCTGCTCGGAGTGGTTTTCAGGTATACCGGTGAGCCCCACCATCCACTCTCCTGCCTCGGTCCTGGCACCGCCGAGATTCGCCGTCGTAGCACGCAGGTGTTCCAGGACGCCATCGCAGAGGAGAAGCTGCCTCAGGACCTTCGTGTCCTGCTTCCGCTTGCACTCTGGGCGTTGCAGATGGGACTGCTGGTGATGTTTCTCTACGACGACTCCGAAAACCAGCAACGAACACGCCGAATGGCGGATGGTGCCCTGAACCTGACATTGAAGCTGCTTGGGCTTGCAAAACTTGCCATCCTGAAGCCCATCCGGAGGGCGGTTCTCGAGTTGTTGCAACAAGCTGAACTGCTCCCAGGAGATTCCCTATGA
- a CDS encoding DUF3883 domain-containing protein, translating into MDRSEFQGLYKVGDVIQSGGHASRKNASKLAIVSIDEKGVRFQPINAKSKFRVDFDYIDLLMANFAEINPRSIQKSVNQIRRRGGLKIDTTTENYAYGFAKAIRHERATFSFQNDLDTHLAVGSGGFLLSTSARKAIEERGMALAEAHFAREGYVVERRGKPYDLRCGRGNVSLWVEVKATQGEAEEIILTRNEVELSKARSAQMALAIITNIHLKNGNEAAGGEIRVIQPWRVKEELLRPIAYFYSLANH; encoded by the coding sequence ATGGATCGCAGCGAGTTTCAAGGATTGTATAAAGTCGGAGACGTAATCCAGTCTGGCGGTCATGCGAGTCGCAAGAATGCCTCTAAGCTTGCAATCGTTAGCATTGATGAAAAAGGAGTTCGATTCCAGCCGATCAACGCTAAATCCAAGTTTCGCGTCGACTTCGACTACATTGATCTTCTTATGGCCAACTTCGCGGAAATCAATCCGAGATCCATACAGAAGTCAGTAAATCAGATCAGACGCAGGGGCGGTTTGAAGATCGACACCACTACTGAGAATTATGCGTATGGATTCGCCAAAGCAATCCGCCATGAACGTGCGACCTTCTCGTTTCAGAATGATCTCGATACTCATCTCGCGGTTGGTAGTGGGGGATTCTTACTGTCGACTTCTGCCCGGAAAGCAATTGAGGAGCGGGGTATGGCACTCGCGGAGGCACACTTCGCCCGAGAGGGATACGTGGTGGAGCGACGTGGCAAACCGTATGATTTACGTTGCGGACGGGGAAACGTGAGTCTTTGGGTTGAGGTGAAGGCGACGCAAGGCGAGGCTGAAGAAATCATCCTGACGAGAAACGAAGTTGAACTTAGCAAGGCGCGTTCAGCGCAGATGGCTTTGGCGATTATCACGAATATCCATCTGAAGAATGGGAATGAGGCCGCGGGCGGCGAAATTCGCGTCATTCAACCGTGGCGAGTCAAAGAGGAGCTGTTGAGGCCAATTGCTTATTTCTACAGCTTGGCGAATCATTAA
- a CDS encoding DUF4166 domain-containing protein, translating into MISIYERALGADFSRLHPQIQRRFSLHSQSGIGAVGTGTMKRIWHGAPYTLPFLYVGTWRSIMFPEHGKDVPFRIENYAYIDPLGRETVSWVRTFATKHKRRFDAYMIFSEERGCIIDYLGTHQHLAVDIQVSVADNGGLRLRSGEQRFYEGPVAFRFPWLFTGVADVCEWYDDGQECFCIDVSARNRIWGALFGYRGRFTVDWVKMSLEQVPSAVLPKRPEARV; encoded by the coding sequence ATGATCTCCATCTACGAACGCGCTCTTGGTGCCGATTTCTCCAGGCTTCATCCCCAGATTCAACGCCGCTTCTCCCTTCATTCACAGTCTGGGATCGGTGCAGTGGGCACCGGAACGATGAAACGGATATGGCACGGAGCTCCCTATACACTGCCCTTCTTGTACGTCGGCACTTGGAGGAGCATCATGTTTCCTGAACATGGAAAGGATGTTCCATTCAGGATCGAGAACTACGCCTACATTGATCCTCTCGGTCGGGAAACTGTGAGTTGGGTGCGGACCTTCGCCACGAAACACAAGCGCCGCTTTGACGCCTACATGATCTTCAGCGAAGAACGCGGCTGCATCATCGACTACCTCGGGACCCACCAGCACCTGGCGGTGGATATACAGGTGAGCGTTGCTGACAATGGCGGCCTTCGCCTCCGCTCTGGAGAACAGCGCTTCTACGAAGGACCGGTCGCCTTTCGCTTTCCATGGCTCTTCACTGGAGTAGCAGATGTTTGTGAGTGGTATGACGACGGTCAGGAATGCTTCTGCATCGATGTGAGTGCCAGAAACCGGATCTGGGGCGCGCTCTTCGGATACCGTGGTCGGTTCACAGTCGATTGGGTCAAGATGTCTCTGGAGCAGGTCCCGAGCGCGGTTTTGCCCAAGCGGCCGGAAGCGCGAGTGTGA
- a CDS encoding tyrosine-type recombinase/integrase codes for MNAVLIICDLDECYIARALIQPTGVNSFRLAHRVLGMSAAEEAASMPKRTRKHVARKTVLRLPDLDHSKTSVLNSLSSPRSRRNYKFAMEQFIDWYCSEPRLALNRIVVLRFRLHLESIGLAAGTINQRLAAVRRLAYEAADSGLLSPELAAGIRRVKGVKQLGCRAGNWLNQDQARLLLEKANGQGLRHVRDVAMIAILLGCGLRRAELSGLRKEDIQIRQGHWAIVDLVGKGNHVRTVPMPIWVKCAVDRWLTAASVTTGRVFRAVSRHGTPWGTGISENVVWYVVRSCALRLELDHLAPHDLRRTCAKLCHANGGELEQIQFLLGHASVLTTERYLGCKQNLEEPVNDRFGCLFSGGLESR; via the coding sequence ATGAACGCCGTTCTCATCATTTGTGATCTCGATGAGTGCTACATCGCCCGTGCGCTCATCCAGCCTACCGGCGTGAACTCTTTTCGGTTGGCGCATAGAGTGTTGGGCATGTCTGCGGCAGAGGAGGCCGCCAGTATGCCCAAGAGGACCAGAAAGCATGTCGCCCGGAAGACAGTCCTTCGCCTGCCAGACCTCGATCATTCGAAGACCTCAGTATTGAACAGCTTGAGTTCGCCGCGGTCGCGGCGCAACTACAAGTTTGCGATGGAGCAGTTCATCGACTGGTACTGTTCGGAACCAAGACTAGCCCTGAACCGGATAGTAGTGCTCCGTTTCCGCCTACACCTCGAATCGATCGGATTAGCCGCAGGAACGATCAATCAGAGGCTTGCGGCGGTCAGAAGGCTGGCCTACGAAGCGGCAGACTCGGGTCTGCTGAGTCCGGAACTTGCTGCAGGCATACGGCGGGTCAAAGGCGTTAAGCAACTTGGATGCCGTGCGGGTAACTGGCTCAACCAGGATCAGGCTCGGCTGCTACTTGAGAAAGCGAATGGGCAAGGCTTACGTCACGTTCGGGATGTCGCTATGATCGCGATCCTGCTCGGCTGCGGTCTACGCCGAGCTGAGCTATCGGGCCTGCGAAAGGAAGACATCCAAATCCGACAAGGACACTGGGCTATTGTGGACCTTGTCGGCAAGGGCAATCATGTTCGGACAGTTCCGATGCCGATCTGGGTGAAGTGTGCGGTTGACAGGTGGCTGACAGCTGCATCGGTGACCACGGGACGAGTGTTCAGGGCAGTAAGCCGTCACGGAACACCTTGGGGTACCGGCATTTCGGAGAACGTCGTCTGGTATGTTGTCCGGAGCTGTGCACTGCGTCTGGAGCTGGACCACCTCGCGCCTCACGATCTTCGGCGAACCTGCGCAAAGCTCTGCCACGCGAACGGAGGTGAACTCGAACAGATCCAGTTCCTTCTGGGGCACGCCTCCGTCCTGACCACTGAGCGATACCTGGGCTGCAAACAAAATCTGGAAGAACCCGTTAACGACCGCTTTGGCTGCCTGTTCTCCGGAGGGCTCGAATCGCGATAA